AGTATGGTGTGTCTGCAATGGATAATTTTCTTTAGATGGAGATGAAGAatactaatactactactactactactactactactactactactactactactactaataataatatctaatatCACAAAAATAGAATTAAGattgttgtaaaatataaataataatattatagtaagttatatttatgtgtcaggaaaaaacacatttcagttttttgtaaacattttattcaggaaaaaggtATAATGTACATATAAATTCAAATGCTTACTTATTCGTTGTTCGTCTGTTTTATGCTTTGAAAAAGATGGCGTATTGACACAGCTCTGGTCTCAGGCTGTCCTTATTGTTGAACCCTGTGTGTTGGTGTACATGAAAGATACTCCTGcgcatattttcacacttaaatcTTCTGTTTCTGCACTGACTTGTTATTGTGTCGTCATTAACGTCCACCCGCGAATGCTCCAgatggtgtgtttgtgtgagtggaCACACTTCCTGTTCTTGGCTTATGCTCACTATTGTTCtttgtttacatgtctgtgcTACAGTACAGGATGTTGGACCCTGGTCATATGGTTGAGTCGGTCACAGTCGAGGAGGACCCCCGTGAGTTGATGCCAATTATTTCAGTTGAAACCAGTGACGATGGCACCACACGTCGCACTGAGACCACAGTAAGTTTGCAGTCTAATTTAACTGACTACAATTTGTCAAGTATGACCATTTGTCTTGGAAAGATAATGATGGCGCTTCCTCTTATCAGGTAAAGAAAGTCACAAAGACGACTACCACACGAACAGTCATTCCCTCAGTCGCCGACACACTTTCCCTTGATGGCACTGGTTCAGTCACTGGGATGCCCGGTTGTAATACCCCAATGGACCGTGTGTACAGGCCACCGGGCGGCCCTATGGACTACCCCACCGCTACTGTCCCCCGTAACTACCACTATGGACCACCAGGCTATGATGATTTCCGCAGCTACCCTCCTTCTGAAGCCTACACCAGTCTCAGTCGAGGGACACGAATGGATGACCGCTACAGGTCTGTGCctattgcatttacattttatgagaTCGAGCATTCCAGATGTACAAATTAATTCCCCTGTTGCTTTCTCTTTAGGCCCGTGGATGGCTATCGCACGCTGGACTCTGCCTATCGCACCCACAGCCGGCCGCAGCTTGACCCGTACGCAGCCCAGCCCCAGGTAGGACGTATGGGCAGTGCTATGGAGATCTCTGGCATGCAGCGCTTTGTACCAGAGCCATACGGCCTGGAGGATGATCAGAGGAGCCTGGGATACGACGAACCCGATTATGGCATGGGACCAACCATGCATTATAGCACAATGCCCCGGTTGGCACATCCACACCATGCCCCACCTCCACGCCGGACAGGGTAAGTGTATTCAGTTAGAcgttaaaaaaatcaatttgattgggaaatatattatatatgtgtgtgtcttctgtgaaacaaagacGATATTTAAGAATGTTGGGTTACACTTTAATTTAAGGTATCcttattacagtgtaattacacatttaagcactgagtaatattaattaactacgtGTACTTATTAGATGGTTAGGATTGGGGCTTGGTTTaaggttacttgcatgtaattatgcatagctggttccgtgattagcggtaaatctccatcacctgttttcaaatagagcgccatttaatacatagagccatagttcactgacaagctatgcaATTTCGCGTTCATTATTGCAGATGAATCTCCTTCGATAATGAAttcgatattgcgtagcttgtcagtgttctacggctctgtgtattaaatggcgctctatttgaaaacaggtgatggagatttaccgctaatcacggaaccggctttactgacgagatgcgcatgaatatCGAGTTCGAGCCCTAATAATTAGTTATTATagtagtaagtacatgtaatgtgtaacaaggacaccttaaaataaagtgttaccaaatattggTAACCGAACAATTTCAGATCCCATAGTATGTCCATGCTATGGAATGTTAATGGGAACCGTAATAGTCTGGCTAccaattttattcaaaaatatcatCATTTGCATTCCACAGAAGAAGGGAGTAAAAAATCAGTCAGTTTGAActtctgtttgttttgtgtaGGTCATATGAGGGCACACTGGATGGTGATatgagtggagctggtgatATGTATTATTGGGGAGGAGGAGCTCCGCTGGCTCAGGGAGAGCGAGGCAGCATGGCATCATTGGACAGCACTCTTCGCAAAGGCCCTGCCCCCACAGCATGGAGGCAGCCGGAGCTTCCTGAAGTCATCGCTATGCTCAACTACCGCCTGGACCCTGTCAAAAGCAACGCTGCAGCATACTTGCAACATCTCACTTTTAAGAATGATAAGGTTAGTATGAACTTGCACACTATGCTTTGTATTCCCGCccacaaaagtttggggtcagttggttttgaataaaaaaaaaaattaaaaactgtatttttgtggaatattACAAAACTGTTatctctttaaaatattttaaaatgtagtttattcctatAAACCGAAGTtggattttcagcagtcattacttcagtttttagtgtcacatgatccttcagaaatcattctaatatgctgatttgatgatGGTAAAAAGTTTCATGAGCAGaaatgttgaaaatggttgtgctgcttaatattttaatgaagaaaagttatttaaataaaaatatttttactatctCTTTTGTTGTGCATCTTCTCTgaatagtaatattaattaaaaaacttaTTCAAGCAAACTTTTGTTCTGATTGCCTGTGATTTTCGTCACTAAaaccccgttcacaccaagcacgataactataaagatatagttctagaaatcgttctcaatattaaagaataagagtccacaccacaactataacgataaaggcacagagaaatgatattgttggaatcactttcagaattatttttttccagctgatgtggacgctaatatcatTATCGTTATAGATCTTTATGGTtctcgttcttggtgtgaacgggcctttagtACTAGCTTTTGAGAAGTCGCCCAAATGACATGGTGTCTATGCAAATTCCATGCCCTCAGTCTTTCCTCTCTGTCTTTGCAGGTGAAGTCGGAAGTAAGACGACTGAAGGGGATCCCTGCCCTCGTGTCCATGCTGGATAACCCAAAGAAGGAGGTGCATTATGCAGCATGCGGAGCACTCAAGAACATCTCATACGGACGAGATCCAGATAACAAGATAGCCATCAAGAACTGTGACGGAATTCCCGCGCTGGTGCGGCTACTGAGGAAGACGAGAGATCAGGACCTTACCGACACCATAACAGGTACACACTGTTTTTATGCTATTAAAGTCACAATAGCCGGGTTTCCATCACTCTATTTTAATGCGCATTTTGTATCGCATGagaaacgagtgatggaaaCGCCAAATATCGAATAAAAATCCCTTAATtcgcaaaaaagtttttacgctCACTTGAtgtggtttttgacttgtgtgAAAAAGGGTTGATGtgaataatgggagatggaaatgcattttgcgAATAAATTCCAAGCACatcaaaaaaagtcatgtgactttgcgctaTGGGACTGCAAAACCTGACTAACCAGCAGACCGATGTCGTTccacaacatctgaaatgttaTGGTCATTCTCAAATGCCCGAGCAAAGTCTGTCGTCAAAGTATTTCTCTAATTACCTCCCAGAAATGTCTTGCACGActgtgttcccaaacagcagcatccACCTCCAAAAGCAATGACCACATTCATTGTGTTTCATCTGCTTGTTCTGAGGCgcaaataatttataatatatgaaaatgatcacattctcctacttttcttagTGTTTTATAGAGCAggtttatcaggaagtgacttttgttctctttgactcgttggatggaaactgtgcttgtttgcaaatgttttatgcaatattccagttttgcgcataagttaaattcgcaactttggatggaaacccggCTAATGAAACCGACTTGcaccgtgtctacactggatgcgagTGGCATATTCTaaatactatagaactcattCTAATCAGTGGACACACTGGATGCGGCGCAAATCTCCGTCAGTAAACTGCTGCCTCATTCTGCTTATGtgctgacacaaagttcaaatgattttcaatggTTGCTTTGTcacatccagtgtagacggACTTTAGCTGTTTCAGCATGGCatgtccggtgtagacacggtgttagcAACAAATCCATGTTGAGATGTACATCCAAGTGAAGCAGATTATCAAAAAGGAGAAATGTAGGGCGGGGATTTATCCGATGGTTGTTGACTGGctggaggcagatctgaatgcaGTAAATTGTAAGAACGTCatcaaatacaaatgttttttcatcgacattttgatttaaatctcaagaaaaaaactaaatgcgTGGATGGATCATTTACAGtaagatcaataacatgcatttagaaaatgtgtgaatttccatttcagttttgttggtggtttttatttaattttgaatattGAATCCTATTTGAATGTAatttctatattattattattattattattatttattaatttatttatttaagcaaGGGTGCATTACACATAAATATTACAGaatatttctgtttcagaaCTTTATCATACAATCCtggtaaaaaataattgttttgacaaatattaagcagtacaacagTTTACAACACTAAgaactgtttcttgagcaccaaatcagcatattagagtgatttctgaaggatcatgtgacactaaagcctggagtaatggctggaataaattgttttaaaatatgagGGTTAATTAAAAgctataatatttcacaatattgcgttttcactgtatttttgatcaaataaattccgctttggtaagcataagagacttctgtCAAAAACATAATGTCCTGTCAGTTTCTATTTTGACGCTAACATCCCGTTTCGGGTGATTCAAGCACAAGTGATCAGACAAGACAGTTTGTCGCTTACATCTTGTAGTAACTGATGACTCGTTCTCTCTCAGGCACGCTGTGGAACCTGTCGTCTCACGACTCTGTAAAGATGGAGATCGTGGACCACGCGCTGCATGCCCTGTCCGACGAGGTGATGGTTCCTCACTCGGGCTGGGAGAGGGGGAACGAAGGGGGAGAGGAGAGCTGCAAACCCAGACACTTGGAGTGGGAGACAGCGCTCACCAACACCACCGGCTGCTTAAGGTACGTTACAttaatgcatttggcagacgcttttatccaaagtggcTGACGGCGAAttcaaattatacattttcagcCTGAGAATCAAGAGTAGTTAAGCCAGAGAGAGGGGCGGAGGAAAGGATTAGGATGTATTGAGAACGGACAGTTTTATGATTCAGATTAATGAAAGACGTTAAAGGGAGGAGGGGTGTGCCTCAGTGCTGCTAAAGCATTCCTGTC
The genomic region above belongs to Onychostoma macrolepis isolate SWU-2019 chromosome 01, ASM1243209v1, whole genome shotgun sequence and contains:
- the ctnnd1 gene encoding catenin delta-1 isoform X4 codes for the protein MLDPGHMVESVTVEEDPRELMPIISVETSDDGTTRRTETTVKKVTKTTTTRTVIPSVADTLSLDGTGSVTGMPGCNTPMDRVYRPPGGPMDYPTATVPRNYHYGPPGYDDFRSYPPSEAYTSLSRGTRMDDRYRPVDGYRTLDSAYRTHSRPQLDPYAAQPQVGRMGSAMEISGMQRFVPEPYGLEDDQRSLGYDEPDYGMGPTMHYSTMPRLAHPHHAPPPRRTGSYEGTLDGDMSGAGDMYYWGGGAPLAQGERGSMASLDSTLRKGPAPTAWRQPELPEVIAMLNYRLDPVKSNAAAYLQHLTFKNDKVKSEVRRLKGIPALVSMLDNPKKEVHYAACGALKNISYGRDPDNKIAIKNCDGIPALVRLLRKTRDQDLTDTITGTLWNLSSHDSVKMEIVDHALHALSDEVMVPHSGWERGNEGGEESCKPRHLEWETALTNTTGCLRNVSSERSEARRKLRECSGLVDSLMYIVQSQINCKDVDNKLIENSVCLLRNLSYHVHREIPGCERYQETAPVNQGPAPSQKGGCFSSRKGKDEWFSKGKREDDGTSDTIDIPKRSTPAKGYELLFQPEVVRVYTSLLKESKNPSVLEAAAGAVQNLCAGRWTYGRYIRAVVRQEHGLPMMTELLSHGNDRVVRAMSGALRNLAIDARNRELLGKHAVPNLVANLPGGGQSQPARALSEETVVSVLSTMVEVVGSSVDAAKTLRSSQGIERLVLINKDSNRSDREVRGAGLVLQIVWGFKELRRTLEKDGWKKTDFMVNLNPPNNTRSNGGYEDSTLPLIDRGGKQDRDMIPLNDMGPDAYSTLDQRGRRNTLDDTLDRSDREAPQGGMYGERRGSLPLLDSYDG